One Solanum lycopersicum chromosome 2, SLM_r2.1 genomic region harbors:
- the LOC101263666 gene encoding protein MOR1 isoform X2: protein MSEDEKLLKEAKKLPWDERLAHKNWKVRNDANIDLAAVCDSITDPKDPRLREFGPFFRKAVADSNAPVQDKALDALICYLKAADSDAGRYAKEVCDAIVAKCLTGRPKTVEKAQMVFLLWIELEAVEAFLDAMEKAIKNKVAKAVVPAIDVMFQALSEFGTKIVPPKRILKMLPELFDHQDQNVRASSKGLTLELCRWIGKDPVKSILFEKMRDTMKKELEAELVNVSGTAKPTRKIRSEQDKEPEQEAVSEAVASGPSDESAADIPQEIDEYDLVDPVDILTPLEKTGFWEGVKATKWSERKEAVAELTKLASTKKIAPGDFAEICRTLKKLITDVNIAVAVEAIQAIGNLARGLRTHFSGSSRFLLPILLEKLKEKKPTLTDALTQTLQAMHKSGCLNLADIVEDVKTATKNKVPLVRSLTLNWVTFCIETSSKAVILKAHKEYVPICMESLNDGTPDVRDAAFSALAAVAKSVGMRPLEKSLEKLDDVRKKKLSEMIGGSDGGPPAAFTSGAVPSSGGIASSTQASSGSLIKRSAASMLSGKKPVQAAPPSKKGTSAKSGTSKKGDGTSQLKASKSVEVEDVEPTEMSLEEIESKLGSLIQTETITQLKSAVWKERLEAINSFKEQVEALQVLDPSVEILVRLLCAVPGWSEKNVQVQQQVIDVISHIASTASKYPKKCVVLCIQGVSERVADIKTRAQSMKCLTTFCEAVGPGFIFERLYKIMKEHKNPKVLSEGILWMITAVDDFGVSLLKLKDLIDFCKDTGLQSSAPATRNATIKLIGTLHKFVGPDIKGFLSDVKPALVSALDAEYEKNPFEGTSAVPKKTVKVSDTPSLSSGGLDSLPREDISGKITPALLKGLESSDWKARLESIETVNKILEEANKRIQPTGTGELFGALRGRLYDSNKNLIMATLSTFGGVASAMGPAVEKSSKGILLDILKCLGDNKKHMRECTLNTLDSWLAAVHLDKMVPYITTALTDAKLGAEGRKDLFDWLSKQLTGMKEFPDAVHLLKPVASAMTDKSADVRKAAEACFGELVRVCGQETVSKNLKDIQGPALAIVVERLRPYGVLQETSDLGRTTSTGTTSKVGSKIGKSTGPADRASRHGNRAGASRVIPARSSRQETLMSVQDISIQSQALINVKDSNKGDRERIVVRRFKFEEPRLEQIQDLETDLMKYFREDLHRRLLSTDFKKQVDGIEMLQKVLPSIGKELIEVLDIVLRWFVLRFCESNTSCILKVLEFLPELFEMLRNEGYMMTEAEAAIFLPCLVEKSGHNIEKVREKMRELTKQIIQAYSAAKTFPYILEGLRSRSNRTRIECADLVGYLLDNHEAEIGGQLKSLQVVASLTAERDGETRKAALNTLAIGYKILGDDIWKYLGKLTEAQRSMLDDRFKWKAREMDKRREGKPGEARAALRRSVRDNGTDLAEPSGEVSRSTAGPILNRDIYNNTELPMERNVNLRPVAGTIGPSDWNEALDIISYDSPEQSVEGMKVVCHLLALATNDPEGSAMDEIVKDADRLVSCLANKVAKTFDFSLMGASSRSCKYVLNTLMQTFQNKTLSHAVKERTLDILITELLLWLLDERVPRMDDGSQLLKALNVLMLKILDNADRTSSFVVLINLLRPLDPSRWPSPATNESLVIRNQKFSDLVVKCLIKLTKVLQSTIYDVDLDRILQSIHIYLQELGMEEIRRRAGADDKPLRMVKTVLHELVKLRGTAIKGHLSMVPIDMQPPPIILAYIDLNLQTLAAARMLTPSVPGQTHWGDSAANNPAPATHNADAQLKELAAIFKKIGDKQTCTIGLYELYRITQLYPKVDIFAQLQNASEAFRTYIRDGLAQMEKNAAAGRTPSSVPMPTPPPSSLNLSSPKFGPLSPVNTNPLNDAKSVNNKIEPSHFSLPPSYGEDDRGGNALPSRGLSSEHLELQRNDRLPSGVTSGTLEAIRERMKSISLATTVGNADPSNRPLMSMNGNISHVVSNHGPGTEHSSVENTIQSGVLPMDEKALSGLQARMERLKSGSMEF, encoded by the exons ATGTCGGAAGATGAGAAGTTGTTGAAAGAGGCAAAGAAATTGCCATGGGATGAGAGGTTAGCGCACAAGAACTGGAAGGTACGAAATGACGCTAACATTGACCTTGCCGCCGTCTGCGACTCCATTACTGATCCCAAGGACCCGCGCCTACGTGAATTTG GTCCTTTTTTTAGGAAGGCTGTAGCAGATTCAAATGCGCCAGTTCAGGATAAAGCTCTTGATGCTTTGATTTGTTACTTGAAAGCTGCTGATTCTGATGCTGGGAG ATATGCCAAAGAAGTATGTGATGCAATAGTGGCTAAATGCTTAACGGGAAGGCCGAAGACAGTGGAGAAGGCACAGATGGTGTTTCTGCTTTGGATAGAGTTGGAGGCTGTTGAGGCATTCTTG gatgctatggagaaagcaattaaaaataaagtagcCAAAGCTGTGGTTCCTGCAATAGATGTCATGTTTCAGGCTTTGAG TGAATTTGGGACAAAGATTGTTCCACCAAAAAGAATCTTGAAGATGCTGCCTGAACTATTTGACCATCAAGATCAGAATGTTCGTGCTTCATCTAAGGGGCTGACACTGGAGCTCTGCCGCTGGATTGGAAAAGATCCTGTGAAATCTATATTGTTTGAGAAAATGCGTGATACTATG aaaaaagaattggAAGCTGAGCTTGTCAATGTTTCAGGGACTGCCAAGCCAACACGCAAAATAAG aTCTGAGCAGGACAAAGAGCCGGAACAGGAAGCAGTTTCTGAGGCTGTTGCCTCTGGCCCTTCTGACGAATCCGCTGCAGACA TTCCACAGGAGATAGATGAGTATGACCTTGTGGATCCTGTTGACATTTTGACCCCTCTGGAGAAGACCGGTTTTTGGGAAGGAGTG AAAGCAACGAAGTGGTCAGAGCGTAAAGAGGCTGTTGCAGAGCTAACAAAACTTGCATCTACAAAGAAAATCGCACCTGGTGATTTTGCAGAAATATGCAGGACACTTAAGAAG CTCATCACAGATGTAAATATTGCCGTGGCAGTTGAAGCCATCCAGGCTATCGGAAATCTTGCGAGGGGATTGAGAACACATTTTTCAGGAAGCTCCCGCTTCTTGTTGCCGATATTATTG GAAAAACTGAAAGAGAAAAAACCAACCCTTACAGATGCACTTACTCAAACACTCCAGGCGATGCACAAATCCGGGTGCTTAAATCTTGCTGATATTGTTGAAG ATGTCAAGACTGCCACGAAAAATAAAGTACCTCTAGTTCGATCTCTGACTTTAAATTGGGTGACATTTTGCATTGAGACAAGCAGCAAAGCTGTTATTTTAAAAGCACATAAGGAATATGTTCCCATTTGCATGGAG AGCCTGAATGATGGAACTCCAGATGTTAGAGATGCTGCTTTTTCAGCCTTGGCAGCTGTGGCCAAG TCGGTTGGCATGAGACCTCTGGAGAAGTCGTTGGAGAAATTAGATGATGTTAGAAAGAAGAAGTTATCTGAAATGATTGGGGGGTCTGATGGTGGTCCACCTGCTGCATTCACCTCTG GTGCAGTCCCATCGTCTGGAGGAATTGCTTCTTCCACTCAG GCTTCAAGTGGATCACTTATTAAGAGGTCTGCAGCGAGCATGCTGAGTGGAAAGAAGCCTGTCCAAGCCGCT CCTCCTAGTAAGAAAGGGACATCTGCAAAATCTGGTACAAGTAAGAAGGGTGATGGAACTTCTCAGTTAAAAGCATCTAAGTCTGTTGAAGTTGAAGATGTTGAG CCCACAGAGATGAGTCTTGAAGAAATTGAAAGTAAGTTAGGGTCCCTTATACAGACGGAGACGATTACTCAGTTGAAGAGTGCTGTGTGGAAAGAGAGGCTTGAAg CTATTAATTCATTCAAAGAACAGGTTGAAGCGCTACAAGTGCTTGACCCTTCAGTGGAGATTTTGGTCCGTCTTCTCTGTGCTGTTCCTGGTTGGAGTGAAAAGAATGTCCAG GTCCAACAGCAGGTTATTGATGTAATTTCCCACATTGCTTCAACTGCTTCAAAATACCCAAAGAAATGTGTTGTGCTTTGCATTCAAG GTGTGAGTGAAAGGGTTGCTGACATTAAGACTCGTGCTCAGTCCATGAAATGTCTAACTACGTTTTGTGAAGCTGTGGGCCCAGGGTTTATTTTTGAGAGA CTGTATAAAATTATGAAAGAGCACAAGAACCCTAAGGTTCTTAGTGAAGGCATATTGTGGATGATTACTGCAGTGGATGACTTTGGTGTTTCACTGCTTAAACTAAAG GATTTAATTGATTTCTGCAAAGATACTGGCTTGCAATCCAGTGCCCCTGCCACAAGGAATGCAACCATTAAACTTATTGGCACTTTACACAAGTTTGTCGGTCCAG ATATCAAAGGGTTCTTGTCAGATGTAAAACCTGCTCTTGTTAGTGCACTTGATgcagaatatgaaaaaaatccaTTTGAG GGGACATCTGCAGTCCCAAAGAAGACTGTGAAGGTATCAGATACCCCTTCCTTGTCTAGCGGTGGGCTTGATAGTCTTCCACGCGAAGATATTAGTGGAAAGATAACTCCTGCTTTGCTCAAGGGATTGGAAAGTTCTGACTGGAAG GCTCGCTTAGAATCTATTGAAACTGTAAATAAGATATTGGAAGAAGCCAATAAGCGCATTCAGCCTACTGGAACTG GAGAGTTGTTTGGTGCTCTTAGGGGTCGTCTATATGACAGCAACAAGAATTTAATCATGGCCACTTTGTCAACTTTTGGTGGTGTTGCTTCTGCTATGGGACCGGCAGTTGAGAAGTCAAGCAAG GGGATTCTGTTGGACATATTGAAATGTCTTGGTGACAATAAAAAGCACATGAGAGAGTGCACTTTGAATACATTAGATTCATGGCTTGCTGCTGTTCATCTTGACAAAATG GTACCATACATTACTACTGCGCTAACTGATGCCAAACTTGGTGCGGAAGGCCGCAAAGATCTCTTTGATTGGTTGTCCAAACAACTTACTGGAATGAAAGAATTTCCTGATGCTGTACATCTTCTAAAGCCCGTAGCCTCTGCTATGACG GACAAATCAGCTGATGTTCGGAAAGCAGCAGAAGCATGCTTTGGAGAACTTGTTAGAGTGTGCGGGCAGGAGACG GTGAGCAAGAACTTGAAAGATATTCAAGGACCTGCTTTAGCTATTGTTGTTGAACGATTGAGACCATATGGGGTACTTCAAG AAACCTCTGATCTGGGAAGAACAACTTCCACTGGGACAACATCGAAGGTGGGGTCAAAGATAGGAAAATCCACTGGTCCTGCTGATCGTGCTTCTAGGCATGGAAACAGAGCTGGTGCTTCG AGAGTTATTCCTGCAAGGAGCTCAAGGCAAGAGACCCTAATGTCTGTTCAGGACATTAGTATCCAGTCACAAGCTTTGATAAATGTCAAGGACTCAAACAAG GGTGACAGAGAGAGAATAGTTGTGCGCAGATTTAAGTTTGAAGAGCCACGATTGGAACAGATTCAAGATCTTGAG ACTGACCTGATGAAGTACTTCAGAGAGGATTTGCATCGGAGGCTTCTCAGTACAGACTTCAAGAAACAAGTTGATGGAATAGAGATGCTGCAAAAG GTGCTTCCATCAATTGGGAAGGAATTAATTGAAGTTCTTGATATAGTACTGAGATGGTTTGTCCTGAGGTTCTGCGAATCAAACACTTCCTGCATATTAAAG GTTCTGGAATTCCTGCCTGAGCTTTTTGAGATGTTAAGGAATGAGGGATACATGATGACTGAAGCTGAAGCTGCCATTTTCCTTCCTTGTTTGGTTGAGAAG TCTGGCCATAACATTGAAAAAGTGCGAGAAAAAATGCGAGAGCTAACTAAGCAAATCATCCAAGCATATTCTGCTGCAAAGACTTTTCCTTACATTTTGGAAGGCTTACGATCAAGGAGCAATCGAACTCGTATAGAATGTGCTGACCTTGTTGGCTACTTACTGGATAATCATGAAGCTGAG ATTGGTGGACAATTGAAATCCTTGCAAGTTGTTGCAAGTTTAACAGCAGAACGAGATGGTGAAACTAGGAAGGCTGCTTTGAATACTTTGGCTATTGGCTATAAGATTCTTG GTGATGACATTTGGAAATATCTTGGAAAGCTGACAGAGGCTCAAAGAAGCATGTTAGATGATAGATTCAAGTGGAAG GCAAGAGAGATGGACAAAAGAAGAGAGGGCAAACCTGGTGAAGCTAGGGCTGCTTTAAGGCGTTCAGTGAGGGATAACGG GACTGATCTGGCAGAGCCGAGCGGTGAAGTTTCACGGTCGACAGCTGGCCCAATCTTAAATAG GGATATATATAACAATACAGAGCTTCCCATGGAAAGAAATGTGAATCTACGGCCAGTTGCCGGTACAATTGGTCCATCAGACTGGAATGAAGCTCTTGATATTATATCATATGATTCTCCCGAGCAG TCTGTTGAAGGAATGAAAGTTGTGTGCCATTTGTTGGCCCTAGCAACCAATGATCCTGAAGGCAGTGCCATGGATGAAATTGTCAAAGATGCAGATAGGCTTGTTTCCTGCTTAGCAAATAAG GTAGCAAAAACTTTTGACTTCAGTCTGATGGGTGCATCTTCAAGATCTTGCAAATATGTTCTTAACACACTCATGCAG ACATTTCAGAATAAAACGCTTTCTCATGCTGTAAAGGAGCGTACCCTAGATATCCTCATTACTGAACTTTTGCTTTGGCTTCTTGATGAGAGAGTACCCCGCATGGATGATGGCAGTCAGCTCTTGAAAGCGTTGAATGTTCTGATGCTAAAAATCTTG GACAATGCTGATAGAACATCCTCCTTCGTTGTGCTGATTAATCTATTACGACCTTTGGACCCATCAAGGTGGCCATCTCCAGCAACAAATGAATCTCTTGTCATAAGAAATCAGAAGTTCTCTGATTTGGTCGTCAAATGTCTTATAAAACTTACAAAG GTTCTTCAAAGCACCATATATGATGTTGACCTTGATCGCATCCTTCAGAGTATTCACATTTACCTGCAAGAATTAGGAATGGAAGAGATCAGGAGGAG AGCGGGAGCCGATGATAAACCTTTAAGAATGGTGAAAACTGTGCTGCATGAACTTGTCAAGCTTCGTGGTACTGCCATAAAAGGTCATCTGTCCATGGTGCCAATCGACATGCAACCACCTCCAATTATTCTTGCCTACATTGATCTTAACCTTCAG ACCTTGGCCGCTGCAAGGATGTTGACTCCGTCTGTACCTGGCCAAACTCACTGGGGTGATTCTGCAGCAAATAATCCAGCACCAGCAACACATAATGCAGATGCTCAGTTGAAG GAACTTGCTGCCATATTTAAGAAGATTGGTGACAAGCAAACCTGCACAATTGGTCTTTATGAGTTATACCGGATCACACAATTGTATCCCAAG GTTGATATATTTGCTCAGCTGCAAAATGCTAGTGAGGCATTCCGAACATATATTAGAGATGGTCTAGCCCAG ATGGAAAAGAATGCTGCGGCTGGAAGGACTCCTTCTAGTGTACCCATGCCAACTCCTCCTCCGTCTTCACTAAACCTGTCTTCTCCCAAATTTGGTCCTTTATCTCCTGTAAATACCAACCCATTGAATGATGCAAAATCTGTAAACAATAAAATTGAACCATCACACTTTAGTTTGCCACCGTCGTATGGCGAAGATGATAGAGGTGGTAATGCTCTCCCCTCAAGAGGACTATCATCTGAACATTTGGAGTTGCAGAGAAATGATAGATTGCCTTCTGGAG TTACTAGTGGAACACTAGAAGCGATCCGCGAAAGAATGAAAAGTATTTCATTAGCTACTACCGTGGGGAATGCGGACCCAAGTAATAGACCACTGATGTCCATGAATGGTAACATCAGTCACGTGGTGTCAAATCACGGTCCTGGCACTGAACATTCTAGTGTTGAAAATACCATTCAGAGTGGGGTTCTTCCCATGGATGAGAAGGCACTTTCAGGGCTCCAGGCACGAATGGAGAGGCTGAAGAGTGGATCTATGGAATTCTAG